The following are encoded together in the Lathyrus oleraceus cultivar Zhongwan6 chromosome 3, CAAS_Psat_ZW6_1.0, whole genome shotgun sequence genome:
- the LOC127130857 gene encoding uncharacterized protein LOC127130857, whose amino-acid sequence MSLVCEETPNSVKLDILKLTSGIIEDIKEVQKTDGGWVDRLVSINQNKGGEFRIDENSVMRFRDQVCVSDVLELKKSILEEGHRGKLSIHPSATKMYQDFKKMFWLPEIKKYVIEFVYAYLTCLSKTLKGYDSIWVIIDRLTKSNYFILIKINHSLKKLVELYIEEIVKLHDIPSSIISDRDPRFTSRLLKSL is encoded by the exons ATGAGTTTGGTATGTGAAGAGACTCCTAATAGTGTGAAGTTGGATATATTGAAGTTGACGAGTGGTATTATTGAAGATATCAAAGAGGTTCAGAAGACTGATGGGGGATGGGTTGATCGACTTGTGTCAATCAATCAAAATAAGGGTGGTGAATTCAGAATCGACGAGAATAGTGTGATGAGATTCAGAGATCAAGTGTGTGTTTCTGACGTGctcgaacttaagaagagtattcttgaggaaggacatcgtgGTAAGCTAAGTATTCATCCAAGTGCGACCAAGATGTATCAAGACTTTAAAAAGATGTTTTGGTTGCCCGAGATTAAGAAATATGTTATTGAATTCGTCTATGCTTACTTGACTT GTTTGTCAAAGACTTTGAAAGGATATGATTCCATTTGGGTGATTATTGACAGGTTGACCAAATCGAATTATTTTATACTGATAAAGATTAATCACTCTTTGAAAAAGCTAGTTGAGTTGTATATTGAAGAGATTGTGAAATTACATGACATTCCTTCGAGTATTATATCAGATAGAGATCCGAGATTTACATCAAGATTATTGAAGAGTTTGTAA